ACTCCAACGGCAACGGGTCGATCGAGTTTGACGAGTTGGTGGAGGCGATCTTGCCGGACATGAGCGAGGAGGTGCTCATAAACCAGGAGCAGCTCATGGAGGTTTTCCGGTCCTTCGACCGCGACGGCAACGGCTACATCACCGCCGCCGAGCTCGCCGGACAGATGGCCAAGATGGGCCACCCCTTGACGTACCGGGAGCTGTCGGAGATGATGAGAGACGCCGATACCAACGGCGACGGCGTCATTAGCTTTAATGAGTTCGCGAATATTCTCGGCAAGTCGGCGTCGGAGTTTCTCGGCCTCGCCGCCGTTTAGAATATAAAAactctttcttcccttcttcctcattttcatcctcctcctccctcttcttcctcttatttcTCTTGATTAGGTTAAGATATGATTGAactcaaaaaaaagaaaaagaaaaaatggaattagatatgtacattatttctacgtataaataaaaatatttaggaatcatgatttttgttttccttaCTATTTATTCTTCATACATTAGAATCCCATATTCTTATATGGATTCTCTGCCAAAGGCAACatctttgaaaatatttgattttaatagtagaatgttgccaaatgaaaattaatattacttacaCATTTAGGTTGACTCCTATATTGACATCCCATTAAATCATTCAAGTATTAAATCATTCAAGTATTtgtatgaaaaaatttatttgcaTCCATCTTTTTTGCTTTCTATATCCATCTTCTATAGTGcaacaattattttttcaaaaatacctttTAGTGTACGAAGTAATCCCATGCTTTTTGCACGCACCATCATCACCCGTCATTGTCGACGACTATCCATCATCACAAAGCTCCCACTGGTAGTCACGTTGCTCTCACCAGCGATCGTGACGAACGCAGTCGCCCATCATCCCACCTAAACCCCAAGGTTCGAGGGTATTCAAACGCTCCCAAATCCCAGGGTTCAGGGACTTTGAAATCACCATAAGATTTGAGGAGAGTGACTCAAACATTGGTGGAAGAGACAAGTGTGATGATGGGCGGCCACGTTCGTCACAACCTCCAATGGAAGCTTTGTGATGATGGGCAGTCGTCGGTGATGATGGGCGATGATGGTGTATTTGAAGAGCATGGAATGATTATGTATACTAAAGggtatcttttaaaaataattgttgcAACTATAGAAAGTAGTTGTGGAGAGCAAAAAAGATtggtgtaaataaaaaaaaattatttgtatttattgtttgaatgaattaattttacTTGAATAATTTAACGAAAGATGCACTAATAATTGATTGATAAACTATCAATATAGACGGTCAAGTATTATAAACTCGGGCATGTTACAGTTCATTAATCATTTTATTGTGGGTTTGGTAGTTCTattaatgaatgaaaatgaCATATCACCCatatccttatatatatattgcaagtgGTGTGGATGCATATGGAAGCTGATCCATTGGGGTGGTCTTGTGACAGACTATTCAATGCTGTCTCATGGTTATGGGAATGGAATTTTCTGTCAAGAaccaaacaagaaagagacCATACAAAATAGTAACATGATTTTCCGGGAAAGTTGCtgtggagtttttttttttttttttttcttttctttctttgaatcAACAGATGAGGAGATACATCATCGACCATAGATTATAtcatttgatgaattatttcAATAAATTCTATACCGTGGATCATATCAAGG
The sequence above is a segment of the Diospyros lotus cultivar Yz01 chromosome 7, ASM1463336v1, whole genome shotgun sequence genome. Coding sequences within it:
- the LOC127806404 gene encoding probable calcium-binding protein CML16 is translated as MARLQSNQLKQLKDIFMRFDMDSDGSLTHLELAALLRSLGLKPTGDQIYVLLANMDSNGNGSIEFDELVEAILPDMSEEVLINQEQLMEVFRSFDRDGNGYITAAELAGQMAKMGHPLTYRELSEMMRDADTNGDGVISFNEFANILGKSASEFLGLAAV